From a single Porites lutea chromosome 10, jaPorLute2.1, whole genome shotgun sequence genomic region:
- the LOC140951313 gene encoding neurexin-4-like, which produces MTDKNEVGVTVVGHDSEGRTLVKGYEEKGSYVRDVHYKGTGLTSNPQLFGLLNVSAHCEQFIKYECYHAALLYMGNPESWWVSRDSKKMTYWGGASPADSYKCACGVTKPNSCADSSRGCNHRDCDENDYVWREDSGLLTEKRDLPVSQLRFGDTGSASEEGYHTLGKLKCYGIASVP; this is translated from the exons ATGACAGACAAGAATGAAGTTGGCGTAACAGTTGTCGGTCACGACAGTGAAGGCAGAACTCTGGTTAAGGGCTATGAAGAAAAAGGAAGCTACGTACGTGATGTCCATTACAAAGGGACAGGGCTAACTAGCAATCCACAATTGTTTGGCCTTCTGAATGTCTCTGCACATTGTGAGCAATTTATCAAGTATGAATGCTACCACGCAGCTCTCCTGTATATGGGTAATCCAGAAAGCTGGTGGGTATCGCGCGACTCCAAGAAAATGACCTACTGGGGTGGAGCCAGCCCAGCGGACTCCTACAAGTGCGCATGCGGGGTGACCAAGCCCAATTCATGTGCAGACAGCAGCCGTGGATGCAACcac cgtgaCTGTGATGAAAATGATTACGTCTGGCGAGAGGACAGCGGTCTTCTGACTGAAAAGCGTGACCTCCCAGTTTCACAGTTAAGATTTGGAGATACAGGATCTGCTTCTGAGGAAGGTTATCATACCCTTGGAAAACTCAAGTGTTACGGAATAGCTTCTGTACCTTGA